One genomic window of Paenibacillus xylanilyticus includes the following:
- a CDS encoding serine hydrolase domain-containing protein: protein MKKRMFITIACSLLLCSVWQSQVSATEVRDKSEILQDIDEYMHRSMKANHMQAASLSIVKEDEVFYAKGYGTFEDGQKVTGGTHFPIASLSKSFTALAILQLADKGQIDLDAAYDSYFPKHSVRDPRVHNITIRHLLNQTSGLNDKVNPDMTRKPQFQALHEVNQLLSEVQLAHSPGTAYSYHNPNYVLLANLVENVSGERFTDYLNNHIFKPLGMNHTFSVRTTQQFYGNEAIPLGHYLSLGRAVGQKEPIWFIEGPAGIVSTPEDMSRWMLAQYQGQLLSPTLMKQYHEAGTISSYGMGWLADQEESHGRIISHSGIFWTYKSEEKIYLDEEMGIAVMFNSGLNASVNYSTFIDDIAKIMRGEKPETSFVNGRNVEMIMIALIIATLVWGIYAYFHIRLRNKRLTTSKIILITIGRLTPILILLTLSPLMTFIGGGRVLPWFGIWTMLSTPIIWLVVWSIVNVVHLSCYYYVYVQCKKNSRLN, encoded by the coding sequence ATGAAAAAAAGAATGTTTATTACAATCGCCTGTTCACTGTTGTTATGTTCAGTCTGGCAAAGCCAGGTTTCAGCCACAGAAGTCCGTGACAAATCAGAAATCCTGCAAGACATCGACGAATATATGCATCGGAGTATGAAAGCCAATCACATGCAGGCTGCCTCACTGTCCATTGTTAAAGAAGATGAAGTATTTTATGCAAAAGGCTACGGAACATTTGAAGATGGTCAAAAGGTTACGGGCGGCACTCATTTCCCCATTGCTTCACTAAGCAAGTCGTTTACCGCACTCGCCATACTGCAGTTAGCGGACAAAGGCCAGATTGACCTGGATGCGGCTTACGATTCTTATTTTCCAAAGCATTCTGTACGGGATCCCCGCGTTCACAACATCACGATCCGCCATCTATTGAATCAGACTAGCGGTCTCAATGACAAAGTAAATCCAGATATGACGAGGAAACCGCAATTTCAGGCGCTGCATGAAGTAAACCAGCTATTAAGCGAGGTTCAACTTGCCCATAGCCCTGGAACAGCCTACAGCTATCATAATCCCAATTATGTGCTGCTGGCGAACCTTGTGGAAAATGTGAGCGGAGAACGGTTTACAGATTATCTGAATAACCACATTTTTAAGCCGCTAGGTATGAACCATACCTTTAGTGTCCGTACAACGCAGCAATTTTATGGAAATGAAGCTATTCCGCTAGGACATTACTTGAGTTTGGGACGGGCGGTAGGACAGAAGGAACCGATATGGTTTATTGAAGGCCCGGCAGGCATCGTTTCAACCCCCGAGGACATGTCCCGGTGGATGCTTGCTCAATATCAAGGACAGCTACTTTCTCCTACCCTAATGAAACAATATCATGAAGCGGGGACCATCAGTTCCTACGGAATGGGCTGGCTTGCTGATCAAGAAGAATCTCACGGTCGAATCATCTCGCACAGCGGCATTTTCTGGACATACAAGTCAGAAGAAAAGATTTATTTGGACGAGGAGATGGGCATTGCGGTAATGTTCAACTCCGGGTTAAACGCTTCTGTGAATTACTCGACTTTTATTGATGACATCGCGAAGATCATGAGAGGGGAAAAACCTGAAACCTCATTTGTGAATGGTCGAAACGTGGAAATGATTATGATTGCGCTGATCATCGCTACGCTTGTATGGGGCATATATGCCTACTTTCACATCCGCCTTAGAAACAAACGCCTGACGACCAGCAAAATAATTCTGATAACGATTGGAAGGCTGACCCCGATCCTCATTCTCTTGACCCTTTCCCCATTGATGACGTTTATCGGTGGAGGACGTGTGCTGCCTTGGTTTGGTATCTGGACTATGCTGTCGACTCCAATCATCTGGCTTGTTGTATGGTCCATCGTCAATGTTGTGCATTTGTCTTGCTATTATTACGTCTATGTACAGTGTAAGAAGAACAGTCGGTTGAATTAA
- a CDS encoding HAMP domain-containing sensor histidine kinase, protein MAKHINGRLFKRFTLRQSFILLSAATVIAVLAVVTMEFAWAEKLRQRFGESDWILPSLVAMVMLTVAAGIVTMSILFYRWKLKRPLEILKQASEKISANDLDFRISYDSRDEMGELIEAFEHMRSTLEKNVRTLWRSVEERKKLNAIFAHDLRTPLSVLKGNTELLAAYLPEKKLSEEKALELIHTMNLHIVRLESYAEAMNSIQKLEDVPVRRQSMDIITLMTLLNDSAKQMARQSGKTFVAYMEYDHVQINVDPYIVMQIFENMVANGIRYAASQVNVHYDIQKSFMIINVTDDGPGFSKDALGKAVLPFYRGEVWDASEHRGLGLYVCKVFCDKHDGSLLIENGPHGGGSVTASIGIELINS, encoded by the coding sequence ATGGCCAAGCACATAAATGGACGGCTATTCAAGCGTTTTACCTTACGGCAATCTTTTATTTTACTATCTGCAGCCACTGTTATTGCTGTGCTCGCCGTAGTAACTATGGAGTTCGCCTGGGCGGAGAAGCTGCGGCAGCGTTTCGGAGAATCAGATTGGATTCTGCCCTCCCTCGTTGCGATGGTTATGCTTACGGTGGCAGCCGGGATTGTTACCATGTCCATCCTGTTTTACAGATGGAAACTAAAACGTCCGCTGGAGATACTCAAACAAGCTTCGGAGAAAATTTCGGCCAACGATCTGGATTTCCGCATCTCCTACGACAGCCGGGACGAGATGGGCGAGCTAATCGAAGCATTTGAACACATGCGCTCAACATTAGAGAAAAACGTAAGGACGCTCTGGCGATCGGTTGAGGAACGCAAGAAACTGAATGCCATTTTTGCTCATGATCTGAGAACACCGCTTTCCGTTTTAAAAGGAAACACCGAGCTACTCGCAGCCTATCTGCCGGAAAAGAAATTGTCTGAAGAAAAGGCGCTGGAACTGATCCACACCATGAATCTTCACATCGTGCGTCTCGAGAGCTATGCGGAGGCCATGAACTCGATTCAGAAACTAGAAGATGTCCCCGTACGCCGTCAGTCGATGGATATAATCACGCTTATGACGCTGCTGAACGACAGTGCCAAACAAATGGCAAGGCAATCTGGCAAAACCTTCGTCGCCTACATGGAATATGATCATGTCCAAATCAACGTAGACCCTTATATCGTCATGCAAATTTTCGAGAATATGGTGGCTAACGGAATTCGATATGCTGCCAGCCAAGTGAATGTTCACTATGACATTCAGAAAAGCTTTATGATAATTAACGTCACAGACGACGGACCGGGCTTCTCAAAAGATGCCCTAGGCAAAGCTGTCCTGCCTTTTTACCGGGGCGAAGTGTGGGATGCATCCGAACATCGTGGGCTGGGCCTATACGTTTGTAAAGTGTTTTGCGACAAACATGATGGAAGCCTGTTGATTGAAAATGGACCTCATGGCGGTGGAAGCGTCACGGCAAGTATTGGGATCGAGTTGATAAATAGTTGA
- a CDS encoding DUF3888 domain-containing protein: MKSLFGGVIRRLLVSLLCLTLILEPTKTYADTDTNCKEQRLILTLLSPKIEEQLTLFYKDRLKEKPMFAPFLGGNDLKLEYHESHIIARVTVERYVGPHLSVGQDLITFHIDVWLLIIDGLVRKR; encoded by the coding sequence ATGAAGTCCTTGTTTGGAGGCGTGATAAGAAGATTACTTGTATCGCTTCTCTGTCTGACCCTTATATTAGAACCCACCAAAACCTATGCTGATACGGATACAAATTGTAAGGAACAAAGACTGATTCTAACGCTTTTAAGTCCAAAAATAGAAGAACAACTAACTCTCTTTTATAAAGATCGATTGAAAGAGAAGCCTATGTTTGCTCCTTTTCTAGGTGGGAATGACCTAAAGTTAGAATACCATGAGTCACACATTATTGCCCGCGTCACGGTTGAACGTTACGTTGGTCCCCACTTAAGTGTTGGTCAGGATCTGATTACATTCCATATAGACGTTTGGCTACTCATAATAGATGGCCTCGTAAGGAAACGCTAA
- a CDS encoding XRE family transcriptional regulator, which yields MKFELGRCLLDERLMEAGKSAEWLANELLFKPERVYDFMENKRVMPLKIAISIADSIGCDVRALYELIPGEIEVKGE from the coding sequence TTGAAATTCGAACTAGGGCGCTGCTTACTGGATGAACGCTTGATGGAAGCCGGAAAGTCAGCAGAGTGGCTGGCAAATGAATTGCTTTTTAAACCGGAACGGGTCTACGACTTTATGGAAAACAAAAGAGTAATGCCGCTTAAAATTGCTATATCGATCGCCGACTCTATCGGTTGTGATGTTCGTGCCTTGTATGAATTAATTCCGGGTGAGATCGAAGTAAAGGGAGAATAG
- a CDS encoding response regulator transcription factor — MNKILIVDDEADLRKLLTDYFEINGYHVLTAKDSSEALRKVEQQPDLVLLDINMPEQNGLQLCEQIRNFVSCPILFLTARIEDADKIAGFRAGGDDYILKPFSIHELGARVEAHLRREQRIHTKSSVRFNDGIVIDYTARVLYYQDKQIPLAKKEFEIIELLSTHPNIVFEKERMYEKIWGWDNHGDSNVIAEHIRRIRSKFKEYGCDDRIETVWGVGYKWPST; from the coding sequence ATGAACAAAATACTAATCGTGGACGATGAAGCCGATCTTCGAAAGCTGCTGACCGATTATTTCGAAATCAATGGATATCATGTCCTAACGGCCAAGGATAGCAGTGAAGCGCTGCGGAAAGTCGAACAACAGCCCGACCTTGTTTTGCTAGATATCAACATGCCTGAACAGAACGGGCTCCAATTATGCGAGCAAATCCGTAATTTTGTCTCGTGCCCCATCTTATTTTTAACAGCTCGAATCGAAGATGCGGATAAAATAGCCGGATTTCGGGCCGGAGGTGACGACTACATCCTGAAACCTTTCAGCATTCACGAACTGGGTGCCCGGGTTGAAGCTCATTTGCGCAGGGAACAGCGTATCCACACCAAATCCTCGGTGAGATTTAATGATGGTATAGTTATTGACTATACAGCACGGGTGCTCTACTACCAGGATAAGCAAATCCCACTGGCCAAAAAAGAGTTCGAGATCATCGAGCTGCTGTCCACACATCCCAATATCGTGTTCGAAAAGGAACGCATGTACGAAAAAATTTGGGGTTGGGACAACCATGGTGATAGTAATGTAATCGCGGAACATATCAGGCGAATTCGCTCTAAATTCAAAGAGTACGGATGCGATGACCGAATCGAAACCGTTTGGGGAGTAGGATACAAATGGCCAAGCACATAA